In one window of Bdellovibrio bacteriovorus W DNA:
- a CDS encoding hypothetical protein (COG5512 Zn-ribbon-containing, possibly RNA-binding protein and truncated derivatives) codes for MNSDNKPKGKLSISSEVLQRLFENGKTPLSEQFLRWKLWAKWEEVVGSTIASHAEPVSFQRGTLYVWVRNSTWLHQMTFMNTHIRDTINQKFQNNFVKSIRFTLDRHAVPQDDQGKFKEMIAKIAPENDDD; via the coding sequence ATGAATTCTGACAACAAGCCCAAGGGCAAACTTTCTATCAGCTCTGAAGTACTACAGAGACTTTTTGAAAATGGCAAGACGCCATTGTCAGAACAGTTTTTGCGCTGGAAGCTTTGGGCGAAGTGGGAAGAAGTTGTCGGTTCGACAATTGCTAGTCACGCAGAGCCTGTGAGTTTTCAGCGCGGAACCCTCTATGTGTGGGTGCGCAACTCCACTTGGTTGCATCAGATGACTTTTATGAATACGCATATCCGCGATACCATTAATCAGAAGTTTCAAAACAACTTTGTAAAATCTATAAGATTCACCCTCGATCGCCATGCAGTTCCGCAGGACGATCAAGGAAAATTCAAAGAGATGATTGCTAAGATCGCGCCTGAAAACGATGACGATTAA
- a CDS encoding tRNA (uracil-5-)-methyltransferase Gid (COG1206 NAD(FAD)-utilizing enzyme possibly involved in translation), with the protein MTKFTENQKITVVGAGLAGSECALQLADMGYQVVLYEMRDKTMTPAHKTSKFAELVCSNSFGSMGEVSAPGQLKWEAEKMNSYILKAAYEARVPAGQALGMDREVFADIVTEKIKSHPRIEVRNEVIESLDNIPRPAVIATGPLTHEALATSMQKHFGDEFLYFFDAIAPIIDADSINTEIAWKADRYDKGTGDYYNCPMNKEEYNAFIQAVQEARKIEPKHFETTDFFEGCMPIEVMVERGPQTLRFGPMKPIGLDDPRTGRYPWAVVQLRQDNKEGTAYNMVGFQTRMAYGEQVRVFRMIPGLENAEFLKLGSIHRNLYVNSPKRLNANLSSKNDEWLFFAGQITGVEGYFESTCTGIMVAQFLDQKIKGQEHQAPPRPSAFGSLLEAITDPTRAENFQPTNINFGLLPPLEVKERDKEIRKKKQIALAQEAFISWVPTRVSTR; encoded by the coding sequence ATGACAAAATTCACAGAGAATCAAAAAATTACAGTGGTTGGCGCGGGCCTAGCGGGCTCAGAATGCGCTCTTCAGCTTGCTGACATGGGGTATCAGGTCGTTCTCTACGAAATGAGAGATAAAACCATGACTCCGGCTCACAAGACTTCAAAGTTTGCCGAACTTGTGTGTTCAAATTCTTTTGGCAGTATGGGAGAAGTTTCAGCTCCAGGACAGTTGAAGTGGGAAGCCGAAAAAATGAATTCCTATATTCTCAAAGCGGCCTATGAAGCGAGAGTTCCTGCTGGACAAGCTCTAGGAATGGATCGCGAAGTCTTTGCCGATATCGTCACTGAAAAAATTAAATCTCACCCACGCATCGAAGTTCGCAATGAAGTGATCGAGTCCTTGGACAACATCCCTCGCCCCGCGGTGATTGCAACAGGCCCCCTTACACACGAGGCCTTGGCAACAAGTATGCAGAAACACTTTGGCGATGAGTTTTTATATTTCTTCGATGCCATCGCTCCGATCATTGATGCGGATTCCATCAATACTGAAATCGCATGGAAAGCCGATCGCTACGACAAGGGCACCGGCGATTACTACAACTGCCCCATGAATAAAGAAGAATACAACGCCTTTATTCAAGCTGTTCAAGAAGCCCGTAAAATTGAACCAAAACATTTTGAAACCACAGATTTCTTTGAAGGCTGTATGCCCATTGAAGTCATGGTCGAAAGAGGTCCACAGACTTTGCGCTTTGGCCCGATGAAGCCCATTGGCCTTGATGATCCGCGCACAGGGCGCTATCCATGGGCTGTCGTACAGCTTCGCCAAGACAATAAAGAAGGCACGGCTTATAATATGGTGGGCTTTCAAACCCGCATGGCCTATGGCGAACAAGTTCGCGTCTTCCGTATGATTCCAGGTCTTGAAAATGCAGAGTTTCTAAAACTCGGAAGCATCCATAGAAATCTCTATGTGAATTCTCCTAAACGATTGAATGCCAATCTCTCTAGCAAGAATGACGAATGGCTTTTCTTCGCAGGACAAATCACCGGCGTGGAAGGTTACTTTGAATCCACGTGCACGGGAATCATGGTGGCGCAGTTCTTAGATCAGAAAATCAAGGGTCAAGAGCACCAAGCTCCGCCACGCCCAAGTGCTTTTGGATCTTTATTAGAAGCCATCACAGATCCAACACGGGCTGAAAACTTTCAGCCGACAAATATCAACTTCGGCCTCTTGCCACCTCTAGAAGTTAAAGAGCGTGATAAAGAGATTCGTAAGAAAAAACAGATTGCTCTCGCACAAGAAGCCTTTATAAGCTGGGTGCCTACTCGAGTTTCTACGCGTTAA
- a CDS encoding putative periplasmic binding transport protein (COG4623 Predicted soluble lytic transglycosylase fused to an ABC-type amino acid-binding protein), whose amino-acid sequence MRISAVKIIQKLIFYDNICPFKLAPAPRHQVAQPSMSTLKRLCHKFSRALMFGSVGFMTIAMNGCEPPYWDEQESLAEVRELGTLTVLTTRSPLTYIRSRKGVSFGIDHDLLEKFAAHYNLKLTYKTFPNEEEVLRALARGEGDIAASRIRTLPHSLGFLNGPAYEETYLSLYCHKKSRVENIADLSNKKVTILNKDNYLGLAERLKLFAPNVEVEVVANKRAQHLIEDLSKKTSDCAIAENLAGNFYSRYYHSVDKVTQLSDSYSVSWLLSPKHQNLQRLMQSWYKHASREDELMRVLDRYKNYIEKLDTRDIARFLKKVETTLPQYMSDFRKSADAHHLPWQLVAAVAYQESHWNPDARSFTGVRGLMQLTTHTANLVGIDDRTDPTQSIWGGAKYLRFLINRTSKDLDPKDRLAFALASYNMGLAHMRDAQKLAVKLGKNPRLWKDMREVIPLLADPKYASQLEFGHARGYEAVTFTERVKSFYTLINTGT is encoded by the coding sequence TTGCGCATCAGTGCTGTAAAAATTATTCAAAAACTCATTTTTTACGACAATATTTGTCCGTTTAAGCTTGCTCCGGCACCGCGCCATCAGGTAGCACAGCCCTCTATGAGCACTCTTAAAAGGCTATGCCATAAGTTCTCCCGGGCTTTAATGTTCGGGTCGGTGGGATTCATGACCATCGCAATGAACGGATGCGAGCCACCCTATTGGGATGAACAAGAAAGCTTAGCGGAAGTTCGCGAACTTGGGACCTTAACAGTCCTAACAACACGAAGCCCCCTAACATATATTAGATCTCGCAAAGGAGTTTCCTTTGGGATTGATCATGATCTTCTTGAGAAGTTTGCGGCTCATTATAATTTAAAGCTGACTTATAAAACCTTCCCCAACGAAGAAGAGGTTCTCAGAGCCTTAGCCCGCGGAGAAGGCGATATCGCAGCCTCTAGAATACGTACACTCCCCCACAGCTTAGGCTTTTTAAATGGCCCTGCTTATGAAGAGACTTATCTAAGTCTTTATTGTCATAAAAAATCTCGCGTCGAAAACATTGCGGATCTGAGCAATAAGAAAGTTACCATCCTTAATAAGGATAACTATTTAGGATTGGCAGAACGACTTAAACTCTTTGCCCCGAATGTAGAAGTCGAAGTCGTCGCGAATAAGCGTGCCCAGCACCTTATCGAAGATCTCTCTAAAAAAACTAGCGACTGTGCAATTGCAGAGAATCTCGCAGGTAACTTCTACTCTCGTTATTATCACAGTGTTGATAAAGTAACTCAGCTTTCAGACTCCTACTCTGTAAGCTGGCTTTTAAGTCCCAAACATCAAAACCTTCAACGCCTGATGCAGTCTTGGTATAAGCATGCTTCTCGCGAAGATGAATTGATGCGTGTTCTAGATCGCTATAAAAACTATATTGAAAAACTAGATACACGTGACATTGCCCGCTTCTTAAAAAAAGTAGAAACGACTCTTCCACAGTATATGTCGGACTTTAGAAAATCTGCTGATGCTCATCATCTGCCTTGGCAGTTGGTAGCAGCGGTGGCTTATCAAGAATCTCACTGGAATCCAGATGCACGTAGCTTCACCGGCGTGCGTGGGTTGATGCAACTGACAACTCACACAGCAAATCTAGTCGGCATTGATGATCGCACAGACCCGACTCAAAGCATTTGGGGTGGAGCAAAGTATTTACGCTTTCTGATCAATCGCACATCTAAAGATTTAGATCCCAAGGATCGCTTGGCATTTGCATTAGCTTCATACAACATGGGCCTTGCCCACATGAGAGATGCACAGAAGCTGGCCGTGAAGCTTGGAAAGAATCCTCGCCTATGGAAAGACATGCGCGAAGTGATTCCATTGCTTGCTGATCCTAAATACGCAAGCCAACTGGAGTTTGGCCATGCACGCGGTTATGAGGCTGTGACATTCACAGAAAGAGTGAAGTCGTTCTATACTTTGATTAATACTGGGACTTAG
- a CDS encoding transposase (COG2963 Transposase and inactivated derivatives): MGSFTAKDRKDLENNQNVLKVTTSNVTYTPEFKVKALKLRQDGLMPSEIFKDAGINLSLFGKDYPRKCIQRWAKMSQKDGGLKKERRGVNSTGRPKGLRFKSAEEEIAYLRAENDFLKKLHALEARYANKKSSR; encoded by the coding sequence ATGGGTTCATTTACAGCAAAAGATCGCAAAGATCTTGAGAACAATCAAAATGTTTTAAAGGTAACAACCTCTAACGTTACCTATACTCCAGAGTTTAAGGTTAAGGCTTTGAAGCTCCGTCAAGATGGGCTAATGCCTTCAGAAATATTTAAAGATGCCGGAATCAACCTTTCTCTCTTCGGCAAAGACTACCCCAGAAAGTGTATCCAGCGTTGGGCGAAGATGTCTCAAAAAGACGGTGGATTAAAGAAGGAGCGTCGAGGAGTTAATTCTACTGGGCGCCCCAAGGGGCTTCGGTTTAAATCAGCAGAAGAAGAAATTGCTTATTTGCGCGCGGAGAATGATTTCCTAAAAAAGCTCCACGCCTTGGAGGCAAGATACGCAAACAAGAAAAGTTCGCGTTAA
- a CDS encoding putative transposase (COG2801 Transposase and inactivated derivatives): MLLQKYFWINMNLKKVRRLMKKHGLRTVIRRKNRSRQVWVEGDEHRASPNILNRNFNVQKKDTVYSTDITYLDYGLGKRAYLSAVKDLATKEIVHYTVSASATLNIALRGLEDLFSQKPKHIIMHSDQGSHYTSKIYRDLLSKWEITQSMSRKGNCLDNAPIESFFGHLKDETELRDCNTYEELVAEIDRYIKYYNNERPQWDLKGKTPAECRGFT; encoded by the coding sequence ATGCTTTTACAGAAATATTTTTGGATCAATATGAACTTAAAGAAAGTCCGTCGTCTTATGAAAAAGCATGGACTTCGAACTGTCATCCGCAGAAAGAATAGATCTAGGCAAGTTTGGGTAGAAGGAGATGAACATAGAGCAAGCCCGAATATTCTTAATAGGAATTTTAATGTCCAAAAGAAGGATACTGTGTATTCGACAGACATTACTTATCTTGATTATGGACTTGGAAAACGAGCTTATCTATCGGCAGTAAAGGATTTGGCAACGAAGGAGATCGTGCATTACACCGTTTCAGCAAGTGCAACTTTAAATATCGCACTTAGGGGCCTCGAAGATCTTTTTAGTCAAAAGCCCAAACATATCATTATGCACTCAGATCAAGGCAGCCACTATACTTCAAAGATCTATCGAGATTTATTAAGCAAGTGGGAAATAACTCAATCAATGTCACGTAAGGGAAATTGTTTGGACAATGCTCCGATAGAAAGTTTTTTCGGACATTTAAAAGATGAGACAGAGCTTCGAGATTGCAATACATATGAAGAGTTGGTAGCAGAGATAGATCGTTATATTAAATACTATAATAACGAACGACCCCAATGGGACTTAAAAGGAAAAACCCCGGCAGAGTGCCGAGGTTTTACTTAA
- a CDS encoding glucosamine--fructose-6-phosphate aminotransferase (isomerizing) (COG0449 Glucosamine 6-phosphate synthetase, contains amidotransferase and phosphosugar isomerase domains), with translation MCGIVGYLGPQNPKDVIISGLKKLEYRGYDSAGVAILDEGKTKRVRAAGKLKALEDKLVSEKFDGNMGIGHTRWATHGKPSERNAHPHQVRGVNLVHNGIIENYLEIKDDLLKQGAEITSDTDSELVAHLIANEVEVTKDLFKAVQSVLDKIRGAFSILVMWEEQPNHMVAFKDGPPLVVGIGTEEVFVASDVQALIQYTKNFVYLEDREVACITGPEVSFFSANGFPIQKKVVELNWNPEMVEKQGYPHFMLKEIYEQPRAVAQAMEPHIDQDKFTVELKNVGFGSAVQELEKLDSANDWKKTQEVLKNVERVFIIACGTSYYAGMVGKYLIEQLAKVPVEVDIASEFRYRNPVIPKNSLVMTISQSGETADTLAAIRLAKELGATTLSICNVRNSTIDREAHGHLYMNSGPEIGVASTKAFTSTMAVLNCLAIAFAKTRGVIDSKTEADLVKSLLAVPSQMEGVLAFDKYFDEAAAGLKLFRGFLYMGRGVSFPIAMEGALKLKELAYMHAEGYAAGEMKHGPLALIDDRMAIVMVAPTDDLYEKTISNLEEARARGGRVISIGTGDNEKLKAISEYYLAIPKSHWTVNPILTVIPLQLMSYHLASNLGYDVDQPRNLAKSVTVE, from the coding sequence ATGTGCGGAATTGTTGGTTATTTAGGGCCTCAAAATCCAAAAGATGTCATTATCAGTGGTCTTAAAAAACTTGAATACCGTGGCTACGACAGTGCCGGTGTTGCGATCCTTGATGAAGGTAAAACAAAACGTGTAAGAGCGGCTGGAAAGCTAAAAGCTCTTGAAGATAAACTCGTGTCAGAAAAATTTGATGGCAACATGGGGATCGGTCACACTCGTTGGGCGACTCATGGAAAGCCTTCAGAGCGGAATGCCCATCCTCACCAAGTGCGTGGCGTGAATCTGGTGCACAATGGGATTATTGAAAACTATCTTGAAATCAAAGACGATTTGTTAAAACAAGGCGCAGAGATCACTTCAGATACAGACTCTGAGTTAGTGGCGCACTTGATTGCTAATGAAGTTGAAGTGACGAAAGATCTTTTCAAAGCTGTACAAAGTGTTTTGGATAAGATTCGTGGAGCTTTTTCAATCTTAGTGATGTGGGAAGAGCAACCTAACCACATGGTGGCCTTTAAAGATGGTCCACCTCTTGTTGTAGGAATTGGGACAGAAGAAGTTTTTGTCGCCAGCGACGTACAAGCATTGATTCAATACACGAAAAACTTCGTCTATCTTGAAGACCGCGAAGTGGCTTGCATTACAGGTCCTGAAGTCAGCTTTTTCTCTGCAAATGGATTTCCGATTCAGAAAAAAGTCGTAGAGCTTAACTGGAATCCTGAAATGGTTGAAAAGCAGGGCTACCCTCATTTCATGCTCAAAGAAATCTATGAGCAACCGCGTGCTGTGGCTCAAGCAATGGAACCACATATTGATCAGGATAAGTTCACAGTGGAACTTAAGAATGTAGGTTTTGGTTCTGCCGTTCAGGAGCTTGAAAAACTAGATTCTGCAAACGATTGGAAGAAAACTCAGGAAGTTCTAAAAAATGTTGAAAGAGTTTTCATCATTGCTTGTGGAACAAGTTATTACGCCGGCATGGTAGGGAAATACCTGATCGAGCAACTGGCAAAAGTTCCTGTCGAAGTCGATATCGCTAGTGAGTTCCGTTACCGCAATCCCGTGATTCCTAAAAACAGCCTTGTGATGACGATTTCTCAAAGTGGAGAAACGGCTGACACTTTGGCGGCGATTCGTTTAGCAAAAGAGCTTGGCGCAACGACGTTGAGTATCTGTAACGTGCGCAACTCGACGATTGATCGCGAAGCCCATGGTCACTTGTATATGAACTCCGGCCCAGAGATCGGTGTGGCTTCAACAAAAGCTTTCACCAGCACAATGGCTGTTCTGAATTGTCTAGCGATCGCGTTTGCGAAAACTCGCGGTGTGATTGATAGCAAAACTGAAGCAGATCTTGTGAAGAGTCTTTTAGCGGTGCCAAGTCAGATGGAAGGTGTTCTTGCTTTTGATAAGTACTTTGATGAAGCAGCAGCCGGCTTGAAGCTTTTCAGAGGCTTCTTATACATGGGCCGTGGAGTGAGCTTCCCGATTGCGATGGAAGGAGCTCTTAAGTTAAAAGAACTCGCTTACATGCACGCGGAAGGTTATGCCGCAGGCGAGATGAAGCATGGTCCTTTGGCGTTGATTGATGATCGCATGGCGATTGTGATGGTGGCTCCGACGGATGATCTTTACGAAAAGACAATCAGTAACTTAGAAGAAGCTCGTGCCCGTGGTGGACGTGTGATCTCTATTGGAACTGGTGATAATGAAAAGTTAAAGGCGATCAGTGAATACTATTTGGCGATTCCAAAGAGTCATTGGACAGTGAATCCTATTTTGACGGTGATCCCATTGCAGCTAATGTCTTATCACTTAGCGAGCAACTTAGGTTACGACGTGGATCAACCACGCAACTTGGCAAAATCGGTGACGGTTGAGTAG
- a CDS encoding UDP-N-acetylglucosamine pyrophosphorylase / diamine N-acetyltransferase (COG1207 N-acetylglucosamine-1-phosphate uridyltransferase (contains nucleotidyltransferase and I-patch acetyltransferase domains)) → MTSPSSEKLTVIALAAGKGTRMKSPLPKVLHPVAGRPMIEKVIKAAKSAGAQEVRVIVGHGEKLVRQVVEPMGVACFSQTEQLGTAHAVRCAKPEELVGDVVIMNGDHPLIEASDIKNFVRVFRDEKCDLAVVTAEVKDPAEMGRIVRHRGDLMAIVEAKDASVETLKIREINTGIYVVKADVLAEYLPKISNNNSKGEFYITDLISMCIQDQLRVQAIQGSPKVAVGVNNQVELAKATKLLFRRKAKQLMEDGVLMIDPKATYIEDQVEIGAGTVVYPNVFIRGNTKIGSFSVLEPNVFVSDSLVGDSVQVRAGSYLESSTIHSKASVGPYARLRPETEIFEEAHVGNFVEMKKVKFGKKSKAGHLTYLGDAEIGEEVNIGCGTITCNYAADRKKYKTKIGDRVFVGSDTQFIAPIVIGDDVVIGSGSTLTKDVPANALAVARGKQFIKENYVAKKELVEETKE, encoded by the coding sequence ATGACATCACCAAGCTCAGAAAAACTCACAGTGATTGCCTTGGCAGCGGGTAAAGGAACTCGCATGAAATCTCCATTGCCCAAGGTGCTTCATCCCGTAGCCGGTCGTCCTATGATCGAAAAAGTGATTAAAGCTGCAAAATCAGCAGGGGCGCAAGAAGTGCGCGTTATTGTTGGGCACGGAGAAAAACTTGTACGCCAAGTTGTAGAACCAATGGGAGTCGCTTGCTTTTCACAAACAGAGCAACTGGGAACTGCGCACGCCGTTCGTTGTGCAAAACCAGAAGAGCTTGTAGGTGATGTGGTTATTATGAATGGCGATCATCCGTTGATCGAAGCTTCAGACATTAAAAACTTCGTTCGCGTTTTTCGTGATGAAAAATGTGACTTAGCGGTTGTGACGGCGGAAGTGAAAGATCCAGCAGAGATGGGGCGTATTGTTCGCCATCGCGGTGATCTTATGGCCATCGTCGAAGCCAAAGACGCTTCAGTTGAAACTTTAAAAATCCGCGAGATCAACACAGGCATCTACGTTGTGAAGGCAGATGTTTTGGCAGAGTATCTTCCAAAGATTAGCAATAACAACTCTAAGGGAGAGTTCTATATCACCGATTTGATCTCGATGTGTATTCAAGATCAATTACGTGTACAGGCGATTCAAGGCAGCCCTAAGGTGGCTGTCGGCGTAAATAATCAAGTGGAGCTTGCGAAAGCGACTAAGCTTTTATTCCGTCGTAAAGCCAAGCAGTTAATGGAAGATGGCGTTTTGATGATTGATCCTAAAGCGACTTACATCGAAGACCAAGTGGAAATCGGTGCTGGTACCGTGGTTTATCCAAATGTCTTTATTCGTGGGAATACAAAAATCGGAAGCTTCTCTGTTTTAGAGCCTAATGTCTTTGTCTCTGACAGTCTTGTTGGCGATAGCGTGCAAGTGCGTGCTGGAAGCTATCTAGAAAGCTCGACAATTCATTCCAAAGCGAGCGTAGGCCCTTATGCCCGTCTTCGCCCAGAGACCGAGATCTTTGAAGAAGCCCACGTCGGTAACTTCGTGGAAATGAAGAAAGTGAAATTTGGCAAGAAATCCAAAGCGGGTCATTTGACTTACCTTGGAGACGCGGAAATCGGCGAAGAAGTAAATATCGGCTGTGGCACGATCACGTGCAACTATGCGGCTGATAGAAAAAAGTATAAAACTAAAATCGGTGATCGTGTTTTTGTGGGCAGTGACACTCAATTCATTGCTCCTATTGTGATCGGTGACGATGTTGTCATAGGATCAGGATCGACGTTAACAAAAGATGTCCCGGCCAATGCTCTAGCAGTGGCGCGTGGAAAACAGTTCATCAAAGAAAACTACGTAGCAAAAAAAGAACTCGTAGAAGAAACAAAAGAGTAG
- a CDS encoding putative carboxypeptidase (COG2866 Predicted carboxypeptidase): MSETIYHQTSWSVTSEGTAISLYKKSHTLGKSEKSPILFIGGVHGDEPEGVRLAEELVTWLKTLNTSQMTDLHPWIVIPCINPDGYKKLERTNAHGVDLNRNFPSSDWSPDCKAPRYSPGPSPGSEKEVQALVQLIEDEKPQLIVHFHSWEPCVVYTGAPGKKAAEILAQGTGYEVREDIGYPTPGSLGQFGWLDKKIPVICIEEQEHSDLNEVWPRFKAGLINLLHEESAV; this comes from the coding sequence ATGTCAGAAACTATTTATCATCAAACTTCTTGGTCCGTCACCTCTGAAGGAACAGCTATCTCTCTGTATAAAAAATCACACACTCTCGGGAAATCTGAAAAATCCCCTATTTTGTTTATAGGTGGTGTTCATGGTGATGAACCGGAGGGCGTTCGTCTGGCTGAAGAACTTGTAACGTGGCTAAAGACTCTTAACACAAGTCAAATGACAGACCTTCATCCATGGATCGTCATCCCCTGTATCAATCCTGATGGTTATAAAAAACTCGAACGCACCAACGCCCATGGAGTGGACCTGAATCGCAACTTCCCTAGCTCCGACTGGAGTCCAGATTGTAAAGCCCCTCGTTACTCTCCTGGACCTTCACCAGGGAGTGAAAAAGAAGTCCAAGCTTTGGTCCAACTCATTGAGGACGAAAAGCCACAACTCATAGTACACTTTCATTCTTGGGAACCCTGCGTGGTCTACACAGGAGCCCCTGGAAAAAAAGCCGCAGAAATACTTGCGCAGGGAACGGGTTACGAAGTTCGCGAAGATATTGGATATCCCACTCCGGGAAGTCTGGGACAGTTTGGATGGCTAGATAAAAAAATTCCTGTCATTTGCATTGAAGAACAAGAGCACTCAGACTTAAATGAAGTATGGCCACGCTTTAAAGCCGGCCTCATAAATTTGCTCCACGAAGAAAGTGCAGTGTAG